A region from the Acidobacteriota bacterium genome encodes:
- a CDS encoding TraR/DksA family transcriptional regulator yields MEEAVYKDALIRKRKEIIAERGAKSFSTPMDNNTRQGDMADQASGNNEVHIQLKLKQTDAKILKAIEEALLRIDQGIYGVCRDCGEPIAPARLNAIPWTRVCITCKAKQQ; encoded by the coding sequence ATGGAAGAGGCCGTCTACAAGGACGCGTTGATAAGGAAGCGTAAGGAGATCATCGCCGAGCGCGGCGCCAAGTCGTTCTCGACGCCGATGGACAATAACACCCGCCAGGGTGACATGGCCGACCAGGCCAGCGGCAACAACGAGGTCCACATCCAGCTCAAGCTGAAGCAGACCGACGCCAAGATCCTGAAGGCGATAGAAGAGGCGTTGCTGCGCATCGATCAGGGAATCTACGGCGTCTGCCGCGACTGCGGCGAACCGATTGCGCCCGCCCGCCTCAACGCGATTCCCTGGACGCGGGTTTGCATCACTTGCAAGGCGAAGCAGCAGTAG
- a CDS encoding DoxX family protein translates to MTRFLDPYAECIHDTLRIVAGYLFMLHGLQKLFGVLGGQQMELVSLLGLAALIEAVGGALIALGLFTRPAAFIASGEMAAAYFMGHVAREGQFLFPVANQGEPAVLYCFLFLYLASVGPGAWSLDARFRKA, encoded by the coding sequence ATGACGCGTTTCCTCGATCCCTACGCGGAGTGCATCCACGACACGCTCCGCATCGTCGCCGGCTACCTCTTCATGCTGCACGGCCTGCAGAAGCTGTTCGGCGTGCTCGGAGGCCAGCAGATGGAGCTGGTCTCGCTGCTCGGCCTCGCCGCGCTCATCGAGGCCGTCGGCGGCGCGCTCATCGCCCTGGGCCTGTTCACCCGGCCGGCGGCGTTCATCGCCAGCGGGGAGATGGCCGCGGCCTACTTCATGGGCCACGTGGCGCGCGAGGGACAGTTCCTGTTCCCGGTCGCCAACCAGGGGGAGCCGGCCGTGCTCTATTGCTTCCTGTTCCTCTACCTCGCGTCGGTCGGACCCGGCGCCTGGAGCCTCGACGCGCGCTTCAGGAAGGCGTGA
- the folK gene encoding 2-amino-4-hydroxy-6-hydroxymethyldihydropteridine diphosphokinase, whose amino-acid sequence MTAVALGSNQGDRAGHLAFAVAALGNLLAGMRVSPFVETAPVGVPPQASFLNAAAVGACALAPAALLAGLLRIESARGRQRPFPGAPRTLDLDIILMGELVVRRSDLHVPHPRFRQRRFVLEPLAAIASDLRDPVTRRTVRELLDDLGPPGAWDAG is encoded by the coding sequence ATTACCGCCGTCGCCCTCGGCAGCAACCAGGGCGACCGGGCCGGTCATCTTGCGTTCGCCGTCGCCGCGCTGGGGAACCTGCTCGCGGGCATGCGCGTGTCGCCGTTCGTCGAGACCGCGCCGGTGGGCGTTCCGCCCCAGGCCTCGTTCCTCAACGCCGCGGCGGTCGGCGCCTGCGCCCTGGCGCCGGCGGCGCTGCTGGCCGGCCTCCTGCGTATCGAGAGCGCGCGCGGGCGGCAACGACCCTTCCCCGGGGCGCCGCGGACTCTCGACCTCGACATCATCCTGATGGGCGAGCTCGTCGTCCGCCGGTCCGACTTGCACGTCCCGCACCCGCGGTTCCGGCAGCGGCGGTTCGTGCTGGAGCCGCTGGCCGCGATCGCGTCCGACCTCAGGGACCCGGTGACGCGGCGGACCGTTCGCGAGTTGCTGGACGATCTCGGCCCGCCGGGAGCCTGGGACGCAGGCTGA